CGTATCCTTATCCAATTTTTCGTTGGACTCCAACACTTTCCCACTCCATAAAACATTGTCGGCAATAATATACCCACCCGATGGTACCCGATCAATGATCATGGAATAATAATTCAGGTAATTTTCTTTATCGGCATCAATAAAAACCAGATCAGGATTAACAGACAAACCGGGAATTAATTTCATAGCATCGCCAATCATATATTCGATCTGAGCCGACCAATCCGATTCATCAAAATAACCACGAACTCTCTTCTCCAGTTCTGCATTTTTATCCAGCGTAATTAATTTACCATCTTTAGTTAAACCTTCAGCCAAACACAATGCCGAATAACCGGTATAGGTACCAATTTCCAAAATGGATTTTGGTTGAATCATTTTAGAAAGCATACTTAATACTCTTCCCTGAAAATGACCCGACAGCATCCGCGGCATTAACACTTTGAGATGAGTTTCCCTGTTGATTTTACGAAGTAAATCGCTTTCACCACTGGTGTGAGAACAACAATATTCGTCCAAAGCTTTACCAATAAATTCCATCAGGCTTTTGTAAAAATTAATTTACTAAGGTTCGATTCGGCATACACTTCATTGGCCACATGCAACACATCGCCCGAAGTGATTTTATCTATTTTTTTATAGACTTCCTTTAACGTTTGAATTTTGCCATAAACCAATAAACTTTTCCCGGCAGATAAAGTCCTGTTTAAACGGTTTTCATCCGACAATGCAATTTGACCCTTCAGCTGAATTTTTGCTTGTTGCAATTGAGTTGGACTAAGTCTGTTTTGCTTAAACTTTTTAATTTCAAGATTCACTAAATCCTCACATCGTTTTAGATTTTTATGATCCGTTCCGAAATAAATCATAAACAATCCTGTATCGGAATAGGGCAAATACGAAGCTTCTGTATTATAGGCAAATCCATTTTTTTCGCGGAGAATTAAATTTAACCTGCTGTTCATGGCATTCCCTCCCATTACATTATTCATTAAAATAAAAGCCGGACGCCATTTATTTTCCCTTTCATAAGCTTCACCGCCAATAATGTAATGATCCTGAAAAGTGGAATAATTTTTTTTCAGTTTAAAATTAGAAATGGTTTCAGGTCGTACTCTTCCTAAGCGTACAACACTCTTTTTAGTAACAGAAAAATATTTTTTTACCAGCGTTTTTACTTTGCTTTCAGATAATGCACCGGTAATGCTTAAGGTCATATTCTCTGGAATATAATTGCGCTCGAAAAAATCCAAAACAGTTTTTCTTTCAAACGATTTCAACGATTTTTCTGTACCAAGAATGTTATGTCCAAGCGGATGGCCCTTAAAAATATTTTCTTCAAACTCATCAAAAATCAATTCCGAAGGAGAATCCTGATACGATTTTATTTCATCTATAATCACCGTTTTTTCCTTCGTAATTTCCGCAGCCGGAAAAACCGAATTAAAAACTACATCAGAAATTAAATCCAATCCACGCTCCAGAAATTGCTGATCAAACGATCCGTAAACCACGGTTTCTTCCTTGGTGGTGTACGCATTTAATTCCCCGCCAACCGCATCGAGTCGACTAATGATTTCAAGACTCTTTTTCGATTTGGTCCCCTTAAATAAACAATGTTCAATATAATGGGCCATACCTTGTTCATGATTCAACTCATCACGCGTGCCGGCGCCAATGGTTAAACCGGCATGTACAATAGAAGAAGAGGTATCAGGTAGAAAAACGACTTTAAGGCCATTCTTTAATTCAAAAACGAGGGGAGCAGTATTCATGATGCAAAATAAATACAAAAAGGGGCCTGAGCCCCTTTTATTTTATAATTGTTTAGAAGAATTATTTTTTCAAAAGATCCCGGATTTCGGTCAGTAATTTTTCTTCATTGCTAGGCTCAGGTGCAGCAGCAGGTGCGGCAGCGGCTTCTTCTTCTTTCTTTTTAAGATTATTCACGCGGTTCATTGTTTTTATCATCATAAAAATGGCAAAAGCAATAATTAAAAAATCAACAATGTTCTGAATGAAATTTCCATAATTCATAAATACAGCTTCCTGGGTAACTTTTCCACTGGCATCAACAACCGCATCAGAAATCTGAAATTTTAGTTCTTTAAAATCCACTCCGCCTAATACATAACCAAGTGGAGGCATAATAACATCATTCACCAAAGAGGAAACAATTTTTCCAAAAGCTCCACCAATGATTACACCGACCGCAAGATCAACAACGTTTCCGCGCATCGCAAATTCTCTGAATTCTTTAAATAATCCCATAATGATTTGTTTAGCAAGTATT
This is a stretch of genomic DNA from Flavobacteriales bacterium. It encodes these proteins:
- a CDS encoding insulinase family protein, whose protein sequence is MNTAPLVFELKNGLKVVFLPDTSSSIVHAGLTIGAGTRDELNHEQGMAHYIEHCLFKGTKSKKSLEIISRLDAVGGELNAYTTKEETVVYGSFDQQFLERGLDLISDVVFNSVFPAAEITKEKTVIIDEIKSYQDSPSELIFDEFEENIFKGHPLGHNILGTEKSLKSFERKTVLDFFERNYIPENMTLSITGALSESKVKTLVKKYFSVTKKSVVRLGRVRPETISNFKLKKNYSTFQDHYIIGGEAYERENKWRPAFILMNNVMGGNAMNSRLNLILREKNGFAYNTEASYLPYSDTGLFMIYFGTDHKNLKRCEDLVNLEIKKFKQNRLSPTQLQQAKIQLKGQIALSDENRLNRTLSAGKSLLVYGKIQTLKEVYKKIDKITSGDVLHVANEVYAESNLSKLIFTKA
- the mscL gene encoding large-conductance mechanosensitive channel protein MscL, producing the protein MGLFKEFREFAMRGNVVDLAVGVIIGGAFGKIVSSLVNDVIMPPLGYVLGGVDFKELKFQISDAVVDASGKVTQEAVFMNYGNFIQNIVDFLIIAFAIFMMIKTMNRVNNLKKKEEEAAAAPAAAPEPSNEEKLLTEIRDLLKK
- a CDS encoding O-methyltransferase, whose protein sequence is MEFIGKALDEYCCSHTSGESDLLRKINRETHLKVLMPRMLSGHFQGRVLSMLSKMIQPKSILEIGTYTGYSALCLAEGLTKDGKLITLDKNAELEKRVRGYFDESDWSAQIEYMIGDAMKLIPGLSVNPDLVFIDADKENYLNYYSMIIDRVPSGGYIIADNVLWSGKVLESNEKLDKDT